From the Patescibacteria group bacterium genome, the window TGTTTACGTAGAATCTATTGAAGGTGGGGTCATTCCATTTTCGATAAAGGGTAAAAAAAGGATTGAGTTGTTTGAAATTACTCATAAGGATCTTGGTGATGAAGATTTCTGGCATGTTGGGATTTTCATGCATCCTACAAGCGTCCATGTCAATCGATCACCAATTGACGGTATTGTAAAGTCGATTAAGTATACGCCAGGAAAAAATTTACCAATGACCATTATGTGGTGGCGGGTGCTCTTAGGAATTCGAAGGTTTGAAAAAAATAGCCCACACATACTTAGCAATGAACGAAATACAATTATTATCGAAGGTAAATTTCCGGTTTGCATAGTTCAGATCGCCGATATCTATGTGAATAAAATAGTATGTAATGTTCAATTAGGAGAAAATATAAAAAAAGGAATGAGAATTGGTGCAATAAAAATGGGTTCGCAGGTTGATTTATTTTTTCCAAAAAGATCAGGATTTAGTGTACTTGTAAAACCTGGAGATAAAGTTTTTGCTGGTGAGTCAATAATTGCAAAATAGTATGAATATTAGTTTAATTCTTTTTTTGTTAGCTCTAATTACTAATTCAGTAATTCTCGCACTAATGTTGTTTCGTGGGCTTAAGACAAAAGTAAGAAAAACTTTTGTAATTCTGACATTATTAATCAGTATTTGGGTTGTCTCAAATTATGCGGCTGATCACGTTAGCGATTACTATTTTGCATTATTGTTAACTCGTACTACATATTTTGCAACAT encodes:
- a CDS encoding phosphatidylserine decarboxylase, whose amino-acid sequence is MKYLIFITSLVVVTWIYWRYFYFFRDPKRIPPSGNNILSPADGTIVYVESIEGGVIPFSIKGKKRIELFEITHKDLGDEDFWHVGIFMHPTSVHVNRSPIDGIVKSIKYTPGKNLPMTIMWWRVLLGIRRFEKNSPHILSNERNTIIIEGKFPVCIVQIADIYVNKIVCNVQLGENIKKGMRIGAIKMGSQVDLFFPKRSGFSVLVKPGDKVFAGESIIAK